One Planctomycetia bacterium genomic region harbors:
- a CDS encoding DUF3072 domain-containing protein, whose protein sequence is MLKLNVGFTKKVGEANYGSRGAAVNLELELDSSLAGDAERLRERIKQLFVMAKTAVDEELAGTKSTGACANGHNGDDKNHGQANSNGHAPGRRRDGTRPATASQVRSLGAIAERQGIELGDKLHARFGVRNAAELTITEASGLIDELKGATGNGGRR, encoded by the coding sequence ATGCTCAAACTCAATGTCGGTTTTACGAAGAAGGTCGGTGAGGCCAATTACGGGTCGCGCGGTGCGGCCGTGAATCTAGAACTGGAGCTCGATTCCTCGCTGGCGGGAGATGCCGAGCGCTTGCGTGAACGGATCAAGCAACTCTTCGTCATGGCGAAAACCGCGGTCGACGAAGAGCTCGCCGGAACGAAGTCGACCGGGGCCTGCGCCAACGGTCACAACGGCGACGACAAGAACCACGGCCAAGCGAACAGCAACGGTCACGCCCCCGGCCGTCGTCGCGACGGCACGCGTCCCGCGACCGCCAGCCAAGTCCGGTCGCTCGGAGCGATTGCCGAGCGACAGGGGATCGAACTCGGCGACAAACTGCACGCGCGATTCGGCGTGCGAAATGCGGCCGAGCTGACGATCACCGAAGCGAGCGGCCTGATCGACGAGCTGAAAGGCGCGACGG